The Streptosporangiales bacterium nucleotide sequence CTCGACGAGCCGATGCGGGTGGTCGACCCGGACGGCGGGTCGCGTACCGCGGTGCTGCGCAAGGGATCCGGCGACACCGTGACGCTCACCGGTGCCGACGGCCCGCCTGGCGACCTCGTGATCGGCCCGGGCTGGGTCGATCTGCACGCGCACGCGTACGACGGCATGACGTCGCTCAGCCTGCGGCCCGACGACATCGGCCTGCGGACCGGCGTGCACCTCCTCGCCGACGCGGGCAGCGCCGGCCAGGCGACGCTCGACGGGCTGGTGCGCTACGTCATGCCGCAGGCGCGCGTACGGATGCGCGCGTGGCTCAACATCGGCTCACACGGCCTCGTCGACATGCGCGAGACGGCGCACATCTCGCTCATGGACGTCGACGCGACCCTCGCCGCGATCGCACGGCACCCCGACGTGGTGTGCGGGGTCAAGGTGCGGTCGAGCGGCGCGATCGTCGGCGCGATGGGCCTGCAGCCGCTGCGGCTCGGACGGCTCGTCGCGCGGGAGGCCGGGCTGCCGCTGCTCGTGCACATCGGCGAGGCACCGCCGCTGGTCGAGGACGTGC carries:
- a CDS encoding amidohydrolase/deacetylase family metallohydrolase, encoding MLDEPMRVVDPDGGSRTAVLRKGSGDTVTLTGADGPPGDLVIGPGWVDLHAHAYDGMTSLSLRPDDIGLRTGVHLLADAGSAGQATLDGLVRYVMPQARVRMRAWLNIGSHGLVDMRETAHISLMDVDATLAAIARHPDVVCGVKVRSSGAIVGAMGLQPLRLGRLVAREAGLPLLVHIGEAPPLVEDVLDLLDGGDVVTHCFHGKTGTPWRPDGRPVPALARALDRGVLLDVGHGAMGFRFPVAEAAVAAGFAPHTISTDLHVRNVRGPVHDMATALTKLLACGMPLDDVVAAVTTSPRRILRMPEPWLGADGSVRHATVFRLAATADRTYRDAAGETRTPDRHLVPVATIVLPRLSSCTTSWF